Proteins encoded within one genomic window of Carassius carassius chromosome 22, fCarCar2.1, whole genome shotgun sequence:
- the cry1a gene encoding cryptochrome circadian regulator 1a yields the protein MVVNTVHWFRKGLRLHDNPSLRDSIKGAHTVRCVYILDPWFAGSSNVGISRWRFLLQCLEDLDASLRKLNSRLFVIRGQPTDVFPRLFKEWNITRLSYEYDSEPFGKERDAAIKKLASEAGVEVIVRISHTLYDLDKIIELNGGQSPLTYKRFQTLISRMEAVETPAETITAEVMGPCTTPVSEDHDEKFGVPSLEELGFDTEGLSSAVWPGGETEALTRLERHLERKAWVANFERPRMNANSLLASPTGLSPYLRFGCLSCRLFYFKLTDLYRKVKKNSSPPLSLYGQLLWREFFYTAATNNPRFDKMEGNPICVQIPWDKNPEALAKWAEGRTGFPWIDAIMTQLRQEGWIHHLARHAVACFLTRGDLWISWEEGMKVFEELLLDADWSVNAGSWMWLSCSSFFQQFFHCYCPVGFGRRTDPNGDYIRRYLPVLRGIPAKYIYEPWNAPESVQKAAKCIIGVHYPKPMVHHAEASRLNIERMKQIYQQLSCYRGLGLLAMVPSNPNGNGENSTTLKGFQTGDVTKDVTAPSGYQMPPTSQSEWHSRTMVYSQGDIQTSSIMPPQGFTSISSSTMCYRQESQQIPGPAVQPGRGLHSSTLQMSGKRHRDQSGPATCSKVQRQSSS from the exons ATGGTGGTAAATACGGTCCACTGGTTCAGGAAGGGCTTGCGGCTCCACGACAATCCTTCACTCAGAGACTCCATCAAGGGAGCGCACACGGTCCGCTGTGTGTACATCCTCGACCCCTGGTTCGCCGGATCCTCCAACGTCGGGATCAGCAGGTGGAG GTTTTTACTGCAGTGTTTGGAAGACTTGGACGCCAGCCTCCGCAAACTCAACTCACGACTCTTCGTTATCCGTGGCCAACCCACCGATGTCTTCCCCAGGCTATTTAAG GAGTGGAACATAACACGTCTGTCGTACGAGTATGACTCCGAGCCTTTCGGAAAGGAGCGAGACGCAGCCATCAAGAAGCTGGCCAGTGAGGCAGGTGTGGAGGTGATAGTTCGCATCTCACACACGCTGTACGATCTGGACAA GATCATCGAGCTGAATGGAGGCCAGTCTCCGCTCACGTACAAGCGCTTCCAGACCCTCATCAGCAGGATGGAGGCGGTGGAGACCCCAGCAGAGACCATCACAGCAGAAGTTATGGGGCCGTGCACCACGCCGGTCTCTGAAGACCACGATGAGAAGTTCGGGGTTCCTTCTTTGGAAGAGCTTG GCTTTGACACAGAAGGCCTGTCCTCTGCTGTGTGGCCTGGAGGAGAAACAGAGGCCCTCACTCGTCTGGAGAGGCACCTGGAGAGGAAG GCTTGGGTGGCCAACTTTGAGCGTCCAAGAATGAATGCCAATTCGCTGTTGGCCAGTCCCACTGGCCTCAGTCCATATTTAAGATTCGGCTGCCTCTCCTGTCGACTCTTCTACTTCAAACTCACCGACCTCTACAGAAAG gtcaAAAAGAACAGCTCTCCACCTCTGTCCCTCTATGGCCAATTACTGTGGCGTGAATTCTTCTACACGGCCGCCACCAATAACCCACGCTTTGACAAGATGGAAGGCAATCCTATTTGCGTCCAGATCCCATGGGACAAAAACCCGGAGGCTTTGGCCAAGTGGGCTGAGGGCAGGACGGGTTTCCCCTGGATCGATGCCATCATGACACAACTGAGACAAGAGGGCTGGATCCACCATCTAGCCCGGCACGCAGTTGCTTGTTTCCTCACCCGCGGAGACCTGTGGATCAGCTGGGAGGAGGGCATGAAA GTCTTTGAGGAGCTGTTGCTGGATGCAGACTGGAGCGTGAATGCAGGAAGCTGGATGTGGCTGTCCTGTAGCTCCTTCTTCCAGCAGTTCTTCCACTGCTACTGTCCTGTGGGCTTCGGCCGCCGCACTGACCCCAATGGAGACTACATACG GCGTTATTTGCCAGTGTTAAGGGGTATCCCAGCCAAGTACATCTATGAACCCTGGAATGCTCCTGAAAGCGTTCAGAAAGCAGCCAAATGTATAATTGGTGTACACTACCCCAAACCCATGGTGCATCACGCAGAGGCAAGCCGCCTCAATATAGAGCGTATGAAACAGATCTACCAACAACTGTCCTGCTACCGTGGCCTGG GACTGCTGGCAATGGTGCCGTCCAACCCTAATGGAAATGGTGAGAATTCCACAACCTTAAAGGGATTCCAAACAGGAGATGTGACCAAGGACGTCACTGCACCTTCAG GCTATCAGATGCCTCCCACCTCTCAAAGTGAATGGCATAGCAGGACGATGGTTTACTCACAAGGAGACATCCAAACAAGCAGCATCATGCCACCGCAAG GTTTTACAAGCATCAGTAGTAGCACAATGTGCTACAGGCAAGAATCACAGCAGATACCTGGTCCTGCTGTACAGCCAG GGCGAGGGCTACACAGCAGCACCCTCCAGATGTCAGGAAAACGACACCGTGACCAGTCTGGTCCTGCCACATGCTCAAAAGTCCAGAGGCAGAGCAGCTCTTAA